In the genome of Arthrobacter sp. PAMC25284, the window ACGATGCCCGGTACTTCGGGGCAGTCCAGGGTCAGGACATGCGCAACCGTCATCTCGGGGTGCTCTGCGGGCACTTCAGTTTGATGTGCAGTCATGGTTCAGCACTCGATCACATTCACGGCGAGGCCCCCTCGGGACGTCTCCTTGTATTTGGTTTTCATATCCGCTCCTGTCTCGCGCATGGTCTTGATCGCCTTGTCCAGCGACACCTTGTGGCTGCCGTTTCCGTGCAGCGACAGCCTCGCGGCATTGATGGCTTTCACGCTGGCTATGGCATTGCGTTCGATGCAAGGAATCTGCACCAGGCCTCCGACGGGGTCGCAGGTCAGGCCAAGGTTGTGTTCGATTCCCACTTCTGCGGCGTTTTCAACTTGTTCGGCGGTGCCACCGAGCACTTCACAGAGCCCTGCGGCGGCCATCGAACACGCGGACCCGACTTCCCCCTGGCAGCCGACCTCAGCGCCCGAAATGGAGGCGTTGAGCTTGAACAGGATGCCGACGGCGGCCGCGGCCAGCAGGAACCGGACCACTCCGTCGTCGTTGGCGCCGGGAACGAACTTGACGTAGTAGTGCAGAACTGCCGGGACGATGCCGGCAGCGCCGTTGGTTGGGGCCGTCACGATCCGTCCGCCGGCGGCGTTTTCCTCGTTCACGGCCAGGGCAAACAGGTTCACCCAGTCCATGGCCAGTAGCGGGTCAGCAGGAATCTCGACCAGGTCAGCGCTCTGCGCCGCCGCATCCGCGCTGGCGGCGGAGGCTGCCAGCGTGCGGAACAGGGCCGGGGGCCCCGCCGGGGGACGTTAAGTCCACCCGGCAGGATCCCTTCGGCGGCGCAGCCGTTCTCTACGCATTGGCGCATGACGGCCCAGAGTGCGAGCAGCTTCTCGCGGGTTTCCGCCTCGCTGCGCCATACCCCCTCATTGGCGAGCATCACATCGGAAATGGACATGCCCTCCCGGGCGCAAATCCCGAGGAGTTCATCAGCGGTAGTGAACGGGTACGGCAGGACCGTGTCATCGGCCACCACCCGGTCCGAGGCGTCCGCGTCTCCGTCGACGACGAATCCGCCGCCGATCGAGTAGTAGCTTTTTTCCCCGAGCACGGCGCCGGTGTGGTCCAGCGCCCTGAACGTCATGCCGTTCGGGTGGGCCGGAAGCGACTTGCGGCGGTGCAGGACCACGTCCTCGTCCCAGTTGAAGTCCACCCGGTGGTCCCCGCCGATCCGCAGTTCGGCGTTAAGGGCCGCGGCCGCCACCTGGTCGTCAGCCGATGTCGTGTCCACTGTTTCCGGGTCCAGGCCCTGGAGTCCCAGAACCACGGCCTTGTCGGAGCCATGCCCCCGGCCGGTCGCGCCGAGGGATCCGAACAGTTCGGCCTGCACCCGCGTTGTTGCACTCAGCTGCCCGCGGGATCTCAGCCCGTCAGCAAAGAGCTTTGCTGCCCGCATCGGGCCGACCGTGTGTGAGGACGACGGCCCAATGCCAACTGAGAACAGGTCCAGGACGCTGAGCGCCATCAGTGAACCTCGGGGGAAGCGAACTCCCGCATGGCGTCCAGGAGCCACCTGCCCAGGAAGTCCGCGAAGGAGGCACGCGGGAAGAGTCTGAAGCTCTCCTCGCCTGTCTTCAGGAGCATCACCGGGATACCGCCGACTTCCGTGGCCAGGGCGCGCTCCGCCAAAAACGTGCGGGGGTGCAGATCAAGTGAGCAGCCCTTTTCCAGCACGGCCCGGGCACGCGGTCCGGAGAGTTCAAACGTCGTGCGGTTGGCGGAAAGGTCCACGACCTGGCCTTCGCTGTCCGCCACGGCACCTACGAGTGACTGGATGAGGTCCCCGCCGAGGGAATCATGGGCACCTTCCGGCGCCGTGACGAGGAATTCCGTGGGACCGAGCCAAAGGACGCGGATGCTGTCCCCAGCGACGGTTTCTCCACTGTGCCCGGGCAACCCGCCGGTGACTGACCCAATCCGGCTGCCGGCGTCGGAGTCCGGATCGACCCGGATCCCCACCATCGTCTGGAACGGGCACTCCTTCAGCGTCACACTTCCGGAAATGGAGCCTCCGGCCATGGCACCAGCGAGGTGTGATGCTGGGCTGCGGCGGACTTCCCGGAGTCCATTGATATCTTCAAGAGCTGCTGTATCAGCCATCTTTACGGGTCCCTTCAGCGTCGAAAAGTACGGTTTCAGCCACCACTACATCAACCAGCTGGTCGCCGGCGGCGGCCACGAGGGTCTCACCGATGCGGTTGCGGCCATTCTTGATCAGGGCCAGGGCGAATGACCGGCCCAGGGCCGCGCTGTGGTAGCTCGAGGTTACGAAGCCCTCCATGGGTACGGGACCGTAGGCGGGGTTGACGGTGATGCCATTTTCCACCAGTTGAGTGCCTTCGGGCAGCCTGATCGTCCCATCGACCGGCAGGACGCTGACCAGGTGTTTCCGGTCCGTGCGGCCGGCGTCCTTGCGGGTGTAGGACCGCTTCCCGATGAAGTCCTTGGCCTTGGAGACCACCCATTCCATTCCGGCGTCCTGCGGGGTGACGGTGCCGTCGGTGTCTTGTCCGACGATCGGGTACCCTTTTTCGGCGCGAAGGACGTGCATGGTTTCGGTGCCGTACGGAGTGATATTGAATTCCGCGCCGGCGGCCGCCACGGCCTCCCAGGTGTTAAGCCCGTACCAGGCCGGGATGTTGATCTCGTAGGCCAGCTCACCGGAGAACGAAATCCGGCAGATCCTGGCCCGGACGCCGGACGCCAAGGTCGTTTCCTTGAAGGTCATGAACGGGAAGGCTTCCGCCTCCAGCCCGCCCTCTGCCGCCAGTTGGGGTGCCAGCTTGGCCACCACCGCGCGGGACTTCGGACCGACCACCGCAATCGTGGACCATTGCTCCGTAACGGAGGTGCAGTGAACGTCCAGCTCCGGCCATTCGGTCTGCAGCCATTCCTCCAGCCAGTCCAGCACCTTGGCTGCGCCGCCGGTGGTGGTGGTCATGAAGAACCTGTCCTCGTCCAGGCGCAGCGTCACACCGTCGTCGAAGATCATCCCGTCCGGGGTGCACATCACGCCGTAGCGGGCGGAGCCCGGCGCCAGTTTCTTGAACGCGTTGGTGTAGATGCGGTTCAGGAATTCACCGGCGTCCTTGCCACGGATCTCGATCTTGCCCAGGGTGGTCGCGTCCATAAAGCCCACGGATTCACGCACCGCGGCGCACTCGCGCAGCACTGCCTCGTCCATGTCTTCCCCGTCCTGGGGGTAGTACCAGGGCCGCTTCCACTGCCCGACATCCTCGAAGAGAGCCCCGCGGGAGACATGCCAGGGATGGATGGACGTGAGGCGGGCAGGATCGAAGAGCTCCCCGCGCTGGCGGCCGGCCAGGGCCGAGAAAGCCACCGGCGTGAACGGTGCCCGGTACGCGGTGGTGCCGATGTCGCCAATGCTGGGTGCGCCACCGGCGGACTCTCCACTGCCTTGCTTCAGGGCCGCGGCGATCACGCCGATCGCGTTCACTCCGGACGTCTTGCCCTGGTCATTGGCGGTGCTGATCGAGGTGTAGCGCTTGACGTGTTCCACCGAGCGCATGCCGGCGCCGGTGGAACGCAGGACATCGGCCACGGACTGGTCGCGCTGGAAATCAACAAAGTGGTGGTGCCACTCCGCCGGGCCGCCCTCTTCCCCCGGTACGAGCCAGAGCTGGCGGGTCGGGGCCGAGGCGCGCGGCGCCGCCGGCGTTGACGGCTCGACGTCGGATTCGAACCCGACGGCAATGGCCGCCGCGGCACCAGCGGAAATGCCTTCTGCCAGGCAGTCGGCAAGTTCGTAGCTGCCGCGGCCTGACCCGGCCACCTGCTGGTTCGGGACCACACTGTTGGGCACAAACGCTGCCAGGTCCTCGTCCCAGCGCAGCTTGCCCTGCCGCTGGGAGTGCAGGTGGACCACCGGGGACCAGCCGCCCGAGACGGCCAACAGATCGCAGGAGAGCTGTTCAACGCCGGAGGTGAGCTCGCCGGCGTCGTTGATGCTCCGCACGGTAACGCCGGACAGCTGCTCCTCGCCCGAGGTGTTGGCGACGGCACTGCCGATCAGCACCCGGGTGCCGGCAGCGGCGGCTGCGGCGGCTGTTTCGCTCAATTGCGGACGGGCGTCCACAACGGCTTCGACCTTGATGCCCGCGGCGAGGAGGTCGGCCGCGAGGGTGTAGGCGCTGTCGTTCGTGGTGCTGATGACCACCCGGGAACCGGCGGCGACGGCGTAGCGGTTCAGGTAGCTGCGGACCGCGGAGGCCAGCATGATGCCGGGACGGTCGTTATTTTCGAAGACCAGCGGGCGTTCGTGCGCGCCGGGGGCCAGGATGACCTGCGCGGCGCGGATGTGCCAGATCCGCTGTCGGGACACCCCGGGCGCGGCCGGGCTCAGGAGATGGTCCGTACGGTTCTGCGCCGCGATGACGTAGTTCGAATCGTAGGATCCGAAA includes:
- a CDS encoding sarcosine oxidase subunit alpha family protein translates to MTAQEPARLATGGRIDRSVTWRFTMDGREFTGHPGDTLASALLANGQLRAGNSLYEDRPRGIMAAGVEEPNALVKVAPRFPGHVAESMLPATTVSLVDGLSAELLNGLGKLDPNEDQAEYDKKYVHTDVLVIGGGPAGLAAAREAVRTGARVILIDDQPELGGTLLSASTDPARSEPIEGKPALEWVADVEAELISAEECTVLNRTSAFGSYDSNYVIAAQNRTDHLLSPAAPGVSRQRIWHIRAAQVILAPGAHERPLVFENNDRPGIMLASAVRSYLNRYAVAAGSRVVISTTNDSAYTLAADLLAAGIKVEAVVDARPQLSETAAAAAAAGTRVLIGSAVANTSGEEQLSGVTVRSINDAGELTSGVEQLSCDLLAVSGGWSPVVHLHSQRQGKLRWDEDLAAFVPNSVVPNQQVAGSGRGSYELADCLAEGISAGAAAAIAVGFESDVEPSTPAAPRASAPTRQLWLVPGEEGGPAEWHHHFVDFQRDQSVADVLRSTGAGMRSVEHVKRYTSISTANDQGKTSGVNAIGVIAAALKQGSGESAGGAPSIGDIGTTAYRAPFTPVAFSALAGRQRGELFDPARLTSIHPWHVSRGALFEDVGQWKRPWYYPQDGEDMDEAVLRECAAVRESVGFMDATTLGKIEIRGKDAGEFLNRIYTNAFKKLAPGSARYGVMCTPDGMIFDDGVTLRLDEDRFFMTTTTGGAAKVLDWLEEWLQTEWPELDVHCTSVTEQWSTIAVVGPKSRAVVAKLAPQLAAEGGLEAEAFPFMTFKETTLASGVRARICRISFSGELAYEINIPAWYGLNTWEAVAAAGAEFNITPYGTETMHVLRAEKGYPIVGQDTDGTVTPQDAGMEWVVSKAKDFIGKRSYTRKDAGRTDRKHLVSVLPVDGTIRLPEGTQLVENGITVNPAYGPVPMEGFVTSSYHSAALGRSFALALIKNGRNRIGETLVAAAGDQLVDVVVAETVLFDAEGTRKDG
- a CDS encoding sarcosine oxidase subunit gamma, giving the protein MADTAALEDINGLREVRRSPASHLAGAMAGGSISGSVTLKECPFQTMVGIRVDPDSDAGSRIGSVTGGLPGHSGETVAGDSIRVLWLGPTEFLVTAPEGAHDSLGGDLIQSLVGAVADSEGQVVDLSANRTTFELSGPRARAVLEKGCSLDLHPRTFLAERALATEVGGIPVMLLKTGEESFRLFPRASFADFLGRWLLDAMREFASPEVH